The sequence TGGGCGACAGTGTCCCAGTGAAAGACTGGAACGCCAACAAAAAAGATGTAGATGAATAATCCAAAAAATGAATGATGACTCAATAACAATATAGTATACAACTAGGCCGTTcaaaattacgtccaaggtttggGGAGGGGGTCGAGTGACAGGATAGGGGAGGAGGGTTTGTCTTATGTGACGTCCATCCAcaagaaaaaatcctgaaagcaTTTAAGGAAAAACTGCATTTAAACATATTTAAACTGTTATAAGGAATAACTCATTATGTTATTAAAATagtagaaaagaaaaatcaaataatCGCCAAAATAAAATGACATGTAGTCAGGGAGGAGTCAatgatttgtgacagtttgacaggtggggagggggttgaaatgtcaaaaacgatggacgtaattttgaACGATCCCTATAAATCATTTGGCTTGAATTTAGTGTCTTTGTCGTTTGTCGTGCTTCCTTGACCCGATAAAAAGTATGTATATACTAACTGGTTATCGTTAAAAagaaataaacaattacaattacaattatcCTTATTTATATTTAGGAATAAGTTCGAATCAATATGTCATTAgcacacagttttttttttcagatcacTTTTCCATAGAAGTTTTATTTGTAGTAGtttataataaaacaaaataatttaaaccTTATAGGAATAGAGAATCAAAAGTGAGCCATCGTTTTACGCATTTCAATCTGGACTTGAGTAGCCACACTGCGTCAAGCATCACGAATCATCCTTCATCCTGCTTGGGGTTCAAAACATTCAATTTAAGGACTTCCGCGAAGAGCCAGTACCAAATGAAGCACTGAACCTCCTTGCACTTTGTAATCCCGGGTTTTGTCGTCATTCCTGGGAAACAAGAACCTATTAGTACGATATATAGAATTTATTTGAAGACATTACATTTGCTTTCCGAAAAGATAAGACGCTGCTGTGAGGGGGATGCCTTCTTTTTCTTCGACCCTTTCCTTGATGCGGTCCACTTTATCCGTGGGTTCAATGTCGATTTCGATTTCCTTTCCAGTAAGGGTCTGacattcattgatttatttgatttattcatATGAGCAATACAAAAAGGTACTCACCTTCACTTTGATCAGCATCCTGATGTAATTTGTATCCTAAATACTGGAAGAAAGTTATTTTTATATGAGACGAATTTTCAGTTTTTATTCGCCTTCTGACGCTTTAAAAATCAGCGCAAAATGACAAATGctgtcaaatgtcaaaataaaagaaaaactaCGCCCCCAGAAGTTTGACTGATGGTCACGTAAATCGGTTTACGTCGGTATGATCGACATGATGATAGTCCCGACTAAGAGTGAATATATAATacaaaaaataaccttatatgttatggaaAAACTAtctgaaaatacttatactctatTATGCCACCCAATGAATGAAccgtatcaaaaagctaataaatttataagttaatgaaaagtataagtttgaatgtatgtgactaatgcgatgtataagtttttcttatacatgtcattaagcgcctgctttgacaaaaagtattagaaatattaataataaacaacattaatttttttacgtgtagatgagcgaagataaatcctctgtctccaaacgaactgtcaaacgtgttctaacgagcatgacgtcacgatttcaatggaaacgttaagggctgtgagtTATGCGTGTGACGGGCAAAAAATCGACCTagcatgctttcgctcatctatagattctactatctatagccATTTTATGAaagattcgaacagctgatcgaaattttgagtgagGTCGGCTCGTTTTGGTAAATTTGTGTAAACCATCATCAtaccatcgtcatcatcattatttcatttcattttcgcaaatgttcctgtaaaatgtaaatattagtatttggtctcctgtcagagttttataaaatggcttatagtCCCGAGAATTAGATTCTGTctaaatattacgtaacgcaataagggttattttgttacgatttgttagCAAAATATGGGGTGGTGGTCTCTCGAAGTTTTGCTACGCTGATCAATAGaggaaattattaattttttttgaaaatattttattatctTTAAAATAGCATGaagtatatattttttaattattgtatCGTGCTTCAAGTTGTAccaaaatttagatttttcccaaaaacagtatttgttacgcgttacgcatagggtGGGGGTAATTCTGAAAAGTGTTACAGGTTGTTACGAGGGGTGGGGGTTCTTgaaacaacgtttttcgcgttacgtaaatTTGAACAGGCCCTTATAGATTGTTTCACCTATATTTAGCCCCAAACAAGTTAGGGAACGGCAACGAAacagcaaatttgacagaaaatatattggCAAACTGTCACATTGCTGCGTTGTCGCCTTTGACATTGTGTATGGGACTTTACAGAAGgacgtaaaatcccgattaatcgattatgctacgtttagacaaggtaAGTGAATGAATCgcccactttgagcgtgctGAAGCGGCACACTCTATAtatacagtgactataataacagtgtcgtcaagtgtcagaattggaacagaatcgtctgtcagttccatacaaatgcgttccaaacgagcaagacctgtcaaacgtggcacatgacgttactcttctatAGGACTCCTATCTACATAGTCGCGATTCGCTAGTTGGGCTACGATCtcgacccaactaacgaattcggttttagttgggccaactgacagccatttgaacacgtgtatttctgacttgaacatcacaaatgatgtccagtgacgtcCAATCCTGATTTCCGTGTTTACTATtgattttgacgtacggttgctttaaGTTGGGTTATGACTCAACCAGCgaaggcccaactaaaaagtggctAAGATTgtgattttctggatatgatacactgcgcggcgtttgtaatgttcccaaatgggtactgcacaaaacttcacgcggcgaatgactgtcgaaaggtacggccgcgccaaacgatacaccgcaatgcccacccataagaatcaagtaaacgggtagaaagcgcggcggtacctttcatgaagggttcgcctgcaatttgagaaaatcaggcaatattaaaatcccaaccagcgaatcacgACTGTAGTATACTGATATTAtagttaggaaaattattttgagctattTAGTGGAATGCTTTTGTCATGACAGCAATCCTTTACCTTGACCTCATCAGGTCTGTTCGTGTCTCGTACGTCGAGCGAgaagtcgaatcaagtacgagacacgaAGACGGCCTTACGGAGGTCGAAATgcatctgtcaagatacaattaagtggtgaaattcaatgggattgtactaactcgtcttatgacaggtgaaattgtagatttacttgaccaatggattcgaaggtcggtcCACTTGCCTGTTTCAAACGTTCCCTGTGCAAGCGTTTCCGAACTTATTTGAACTTGGTAGATTGCCTTGTTTTGCTCCCGTCTGACAAAACAatgaggtaataaactatagaggaagattgtcgctgtcgtcactggcgaaacatcttttgctggcgaagatagggcaccaaatgtcaacgaaggaaaaataaaataacagCAAAAAGCACGCGGCAGAattgtcagttttgacagattttactatgaaaatGGGTGTGAAGGTGGAAACGGGGATTTTAACGActgttcaaggagcgactatttcgaacggtcgggtccagTAGGGAAATCCATACGACAGTATATCTTCAGCAACATAATGTTAATCTGAGACGAGATTTGCAAAGACGCTATGCTTCTTTTccctatttttgtgattttttattttgagtATAAAAGTTCATCGGTGGCATCCGAATaaaaagtccaatagaattacaagaaattattgtaaaatacgataaatttaattgtaattacaataaactctattgttactcacaatagaataacaattattaGATTGTTTCCACCTAAATCCTATTGTGAATGGCAGTTTTATAGAAAATAGGTAGGTtaccgtaacaataaaaaatcgttttttctcgaacaaattttttccattacaatagaatttattataattctattgtcaacattttctgtcaatagattttattgtacgtCTATTGGAACAAGGCTATTTAATTGGTCAATGAAAAACAATAGAATTGATTGTTCATCATTGTATTGGCTTTTTGCCTTTATAAGAGTAttggagatttttttctcacagtcatctttttctcacactcaatacactcaaaaagtttgattttccgtgtataatatttgtcagtgctcaatctgaaaacaaatagacgtcaaatcatggggaatcgatttagtgaccttaatgtgactaacgagtaatgggttataattaaaatttctaacaaaatcgatcAACCGAAATGAGAGGGTGTGGgggcgttcaaaaattacgtccatggTTTGAGGGGGGAGAGGTCAGAGtgttgtgacagtttgtgacagggggagAGAGGGGTTCTTCATCTTATGTGACGTCCATCCACAAAAAAATACTAAGATTTAAGGaacaacttgcattttaaaacatattcaaaCTGTTAGTAGGGACATAACTCATATGTTGAAAAATAGTGTTCGAAAAGAGAAACCAAAATAATCGCAAAATAAAATGACACATGTACGTACAGGGGAGGGGAGTcaatttgtgacagtttgtgacaggagggGAGAGGGTTGAAAcgccgaaaaacgatggacgtaatttttgaacgatccgtGAGAAAGAAGGAGCAAATCACAATttacataactcttcaaattggtgaaatcgcaATACAAagatattttaatgtaattgTAGTTTCTATTCGGGATATGCAAAGTCATTAATTaaaatagacctgtgcaggagttcaatTTCACTCactcgatggattttgacatttgagcgggtcgtcttctcgaacaaaagttcatttttgtcattatgaccgcccaaacgtcataatttcttgagGGAGTTCATTTTGTTAGTCTATtacacgcttagttcagttcacccaaatagGTACTtgattcacccatatttgggtgtatTAGCAATACCATTTATGgtgaatttcacgaaaagtAGTAAATTTACCTATAAAATAGGTAAATCTGTGTTCCATTTATCGTTATTTTCTTTacccaaatttggatgaaaaaaattgttttgacaGATCATAAAATGGATTCGAACTTCAAAACCACCAGAATGCGATCAAATGGTAAGAAAATACATAATCGTTGAAATTCATCTTCaaagttatttattttataatttattctATTCGTAGGTTCTGAACCAACTGTTATATTTCACCGAGGAGTGGTGTGTACTACAAAGCAGCAGCATGCTCTTCCTTCATGGATACTATAGCAGCAGCGGAACATCTATTGAAACTAGCCAGCAGCCTAACCGGCGCTGCTTGGTGCGTCAGCGTTTCCGGAACGCTGAAATGCGGAAAAATGATTCCCCGAATCAGCAGCATACAAGTACATCCTGACCCGATTGATAATTTCTTCATTTACATTGTTTTATCTATTCGTAGGTATTAAATCTATTCCGAAAGGGCGTATCGGAGTGTTATTATCCGGTAAACCGAGCAGCAGTCCACCGATCTCACCTGGAGTTTCTGGAACGCAATGGAATGCACGAAGACAAAAAATGTTACCGAATCAGGACGCGCTGAACTTGCCGGTAGGTGAATATATTCCCATTAATTTGCCATTTATTATGATATATATAATTGATTCAACTGTTCGTGAGTACCATTAACATAAATCTTTTTCAAAGGGTGGTGGAGCTCGGCGCAGACCTGGCTCAAATGCAACTTCGGAAGCAGAGGAAACCGGCAGCAGCAGCTCTTTCGGCTCCCATTACGTCCAAGTAATCCATGAGATGCGGATGGTAGCATCATCAACAGGTAAAACTTAATCACTATCAATACTTTCATTCTCTaattgatataatttttcttcTTCGCTACAGAACTGGCAAGCAACAGCTGAAACCAGATGAAAATCACCACCAAATCACCAATCTACATGAGTTGTTCCCAACCGTGCAGCAGGGAATGCTGTCGGCCACATATTGCATCGGCATAACATAAAACGCGCTGATACcttttaaaaaatagtattgaatatatattatatacataaaaagattatttgaaaatacattTTGATTGATATTAACAATTGTTTCTTCCAAAATCGGAAAACGCAAAATGCAATTTGAATCCATAATAGAAATGACCACAGGTAAAAGTTCAAAAAGTACCTAAATTTGGGTAATATTCACCTATAAACACATACATGaaacacccaaatatgggtgaacgGTGATTACCCATATCGAGGTATGTGCACTTTTGGGATTTATatcttcacccatatttgggtgaacaTAAGCGTGTAGGGCGTGATTTTCGGGGTAAATGACCTTTCAGGGTAATGTAGTATTCGGGGTAGTGAatattcggggtactggcattcGGGGCAGTGACATTTGGGTTAGTGTCAGAACCACCAACTACCTTAAGATATCTAAAAACTTTGCGCTATGTTTTTATAAACATGCATCGATCAAAATCGTAATAAATTTTAACATGGTAAACAGGGTAAGCAGTGCTCTTTTTGATTAATAAATATCTCAGATTATATTAATAAAACTAGATTGATAGATACTGAGAACGCTGAAAACAGATCAAAATTTATCGCACCATGGAAGCCAAAACAGTGGTGAAAATACTGAATGATCTGGTAGCAATAAAAATAGAAGGTAAGTACAATGTAGGTAATTAGGTATTCCTTGTGGAAGATAAAATCTAAGGTCCAGTAATCAAAAGTGTGCATCACGATTCAAAAAGgatgtaatttttattttgttaattttacaAACATGCTTTATTCCCTCCAAATTTCGCCAATATTAACATTCCTCTTCCCCATTTTATAGATCTTAATATCAAGCAATTGCTAACTATTCTGGAAGCAGTAAAACAGGAGCAGGACTTCTCGGACAGCAATGATGCTGATTGTTTATGGAAGATGTCAGTTCAATTTCTACATATTCAGCAAAGTTTCGTATCTAATTATGCAGTACAACGAGAAACCCCCAACGACCAAGGCACACCAGAAGGAGATCTAATCAATCTTCCAGAGCAACTGATATTTCTGCAAGCAGTGGATCGTATTCGACAATTTACTCTGAATTTGTACCTGCCTCAGGAGCTGAGAGGACTAACCAAATGCGATTTGAAAATGATTATTCAGTTGGAGAGTGCTGAACGAATTAGACGGCTGGAATATTGCGTAGAAGCTTTCCGGAAGTTGTTTGAATCCAAAATCGTAGCTATCCAAACGCAACTAGAAAACTGCATTCTGGAATACATCGCCGGAGTATTCAGTTATTACTTTCTTCTGGGAGATTTCTCCGAAATGCGGGAAAGCATGGCCTTCAAGGGAATTGGAATGTTTTCGGTGgatcaaatttttaaaagtttattGATCATTAAAGGGATTCCAAAGCTGCCTGCAGAGTTATCAAAACAAACACACTTGGAGCTACTCAGGTTAACCGGGGAACCAGGAGGTTTACCAGTCCTATGCAGAACACTTCTAGCTAACGTCCCTACGGACGAAGCACCCACATGGAAGAAGAGTGAAATTATCGCAAAGATTGTCGCTAGCAAAGGTCACACCAAGAAATTCTACCGGCAGGTTCTTCGAGATGTGTTTGTACTTTATGAGACTTCTTTGTTCAGCAACGAACAGGAAGAGAATCTTCCCTACGCGACTACTTGTGTTGAATGCATGCGACAACTATATTTGCTTCCTCCCGCTTATCAGGAACTTCGGGACACAATTGACAATTATTTCGTAGGATGGGTTGATCAAATGACAGAGCCAGAAGAAATGTTGAATGGATCAATTGTGCTGGAACGTTCCGAGTTGGTGAAGGCTCTTTACATAAACTATATGGCTTTTAGTGGTTCTTCATGTAGCTCTGTGAGCTCGTCGATTTTAACCGCCTCACTCCATATTTTTCTCCAGTTGTATTCAATGATTCCCACCGGAGCAGAGGAACGGAAGTACTTGCAAACATTGATCGTATTTTGTTTGTCGAATAGAGGGAAAAATGAACTGGAACGGATTTTACAAGAATTGTTTCTTGGAAATAAAAACAGTAAttcaatgaagaaaatccacTCAAGAATCTGTGTGAAAGAAGCGCCAGAAGGCGGAACCTATTCACTGCAGGTTGGACCACCATCGGAAGATGACGAACATATGGTGGCCCCAACGTTAGTCGATATTTTGAAAGAGTCAAACAGAAATCTTCTTATCTACGATGTGTTTGTTCTTCTATTGAAGTTATTAGAACAAACTAGTTCGGTAAGTACTAATGTTACAAAGCTTCACAGCGACCATAACAACTAGGAGGCGaatcaaatatgacgtccactactttttgagatttctagaagcACACCTCCCCCCtgtaacgttttttttttgtatatctagtataaatatgtattttcacaaagtcttagaccccctcccccttaaaGCCTTTGACGtcattattgaacgacccctagTCAGTATTGAGAATTCATTTATACGTCTATTCTATTGCTTATACATATTACGAGATGTTGTTTCATAAAGTCTGTATCGCAAACAAAACCAAGGAATGCTTTTTATACTGGCTTCGATTAACGACTGAATTAATGAGCCCGCAGTCATTAACTGCTGTGAATGGTTTTAATTTTGCAGAAAATGTTTAggcttttagaaaaaaatatcaatttatctCCTAGATCTGAAGCAACCGATAATTTGATTTCAGAAAAACACTACACGCA comes from Armigeres subalbatus isolate Guangzhou_Male chromosome 2, GZ_Asu_2, whole genome shotgun sequence and encodes:
- the LOC134210480 gene encoding NEDD8-like gives rise to the protein MLIKVKTLTGKEIEIDIEPTDKVDRIKERVEEKEGIPLTAASYLFGKQMNDDKTRDYKVQGGSVLHLVLALRGSP
- the LOC134213802 gene encoding transport and Golgi organization protein 6 — translated: MEAKTVVKILNDLVAIKIEDLNIKQLLTILEAVKQEQDFSDSNDADCLWKMSVQFLHIQQSFVSNYAVQRETPNDQGTPEGDLINLPEQLIFLQAVDRIRQFTLNLYLPQELRGLTKCDLKMIIQLESAERIRRLEYCVEAFRKLFESKIVAIQTQLENCILEYIAGVFSYYFLLGDFSEMRESMAFKGIGMFSVDQIFKSLLIIKGIPKLPAELSKQTHLELLRLTGEPGGLPVLCRTLLANVPTDEAPTWKKSEIIAKIVASKGHTKKFYRQVLRDVFVLYETSLFSNEQEENLPYATTCVECMRQLYLLPPAYQELRDTIDNYFVGWVDQMTEPEEMLNGSIVLERSELVKALYINYMAFSGSSCSSVSSSILTASLHIFLQLYSMIPTGAEERKYLQTLIVFCLSNRGKNELERILQELFLGNKNSNSMKKIHSRICVKEAPEGGTYSLQVGPPSEDDEHMVAPTLVDILKESNRNLLIYDVFVLLLKLLEQTSSEINRNVLFDAEEQDAFKCNTFYQKYLLIQALMDLVSHKHLHNQMYENPTEILAFIKSFVIKSIDGVQVNHNLLEIILSLFQELLQRLQTNDDVQEIMKLLIRFKNSTYCNDQLSAQIDFICNGSKLKHDSEQSPYQNAFSLCSDKEPYCKVYGTTLMIGLLKKRDQESLIQKHAVLILALNNLRNVESYAFLNSVRLLVALCDVLEADTIEGLIKEYQCTDNDVDYRLKVGEATIKTVEAIGPIAFKYREQLINCFLHECKSPIDELRASSLANLGNVCKILSYQVHTFFYEMFLVVKSTVETDCYLPARRAAILVLSQLIEGMDNLLDYQEYLSSIYRFLKYITESEKDDVTRLQAAVGLDHLKVKTKDFLNVANTAMAVGKLEKEIRIFGIKEQEAAERRRNTRGSETILTKMLD